Proteins encoded in a region of the Gammaproteobacteria bacterium genome:
- a CDS encoding lipase family protein, with translation MNRYDRSFDALFSPGAAVDYFQWTPKFPWQPDPAVYSSVDAWWLTEFCRLVYRMDDQLRLAGEVDAVVTAALARIDFQIRTIAADAATSSRAVVFTRSRKQAVGNESLTLLVFRGSNETLDWKLNLQANQQPFPGDVRVHSGFLQGYQSIAAQLHDQGLFNGRLMIAGHSLGAALATLTTAEFLRSGIDVCACYSFGCPRIGNAGFAKQLADLPLYRIVNGCDVVTGIPLTVGPVVYTHPDNAIYIDQHGEISVSLSDAEIQKRQLTYIPELTRDSLKKYRALSVVIDRLRTLSSQMPRYLADHAIANYGYRLADQLTINTGRSP, from the coding sequence ATGAACCGCTACGACAGATCTTTTGATGCATTATTTAGTCCTGGGGCAGCGGTGGATTATTTTCAGTGGACACCGAAGTTTCCCTGGCAGCCGGACCCTGCCGTCTACTCCTCTGTCGATGCCTGGTGGCTGACTGAATTTTGCCGGTTGGTTTACCGCATGGACGACCAGCTGCGACTGGCAGGTGAGGTCGATGCAGTAGTGACTGCCGCACTGGCCAGAATCGATTTTCAAATTCGGACTATCGCAGCTGATGCTGCCACTTCCAGTCGGGCGGTAGTTTTTACCCGCAGCCGAAAGCAGGCAGTAGGTAATGAGAGCCTGACATTACTGGTATTCCGCGGCTCCAATGAGACATTGGATTGGAAGCTGAACCTGCAGGCCAACCAACAGCCCTTCCCAGGGGACGTCAGAGTTCACAGTGGTTTTTTACAGGGGTACCAGAGCATTGCCGCGCAGCTGCATGACCAGGGGCTGTTCAATGGCCGACTGATGATTGCCGGGCATAGTCTTGGAGCAGCGCTGGCGACTCTGACTACGGCTGAATTCCTTCGCTCGGGCATCGATGTTTGTGCCTGTTACAGTTTTGGTTGCCCAAGAATTGGTAATGCCGGTTTCGCCAAACAGCTTGCCGATCTGCCCCTGTACAGGATTGTGAATGGTTGCGATGTCGTTACCGGGATACCGCTAACGGTTGGGCCGGTCGTCTACACTCATCCGGACAACGCCATCTATATTGATCAGCACGGTGAAATATCGGTCTCGCTCAGTGATGCAGAAATTCAAAAGCGCCAGTTGACATACATTCCTGAATTAACCAGAGACTCCTTAAAGAAGTACCGGGCGCTTTCTGTCGTGATTGATAGGTTGAGAACACTCTCCTCACAGATGCCGCGTTACCTGGCTGATCATGCTATTGCAAATTATGGGTATCGCCTGGCCGATCAGTTGACTATAAATACCGGGCGCTCTCCATAA
- a CDS encoding glycosyltransferase family 39 protein, with protein MLAKIFLASRLDLYSDEVFYWLASEHLAPAYSDLPFMTSLLVKLGSSLDPGSTLAARSLFILIGSCLPVLVYWLANPIVGKSEALMSALLSLCIPLGGFLGLLAVPDVPLLFFGILSIGLFERSLRTNRLCYWLAAGLVAAMGLATHYRFLLYPAAAVLFLVYCKSEHRQFRNPFFWAATGLAALGLIPVIWFNLSHQLASASFYLVERHPWTFQASGLLHSLKQAVLVTPPLYLLLGFTLWRMLLKARGGDQRAGLLASFALVNLLVYLILAPWTDSSSTSIHWPLSGYFPLLVYAPATLRSTGQWTAAKWNTGAARIITPGIPALGFCGSVLALLAIGSQAFQIPLQALLGTGVLSNKMAGWREFTAHTATVIESGYPEELPVLVTDNYYTAAQLRFAGTGAPVFTTDSDKSVRDGRRLQLTLWGMDATALTGFRNRPALFITEDSTLSVVDKEAAIGAMCRQVADLSFLSNLRLFNGEKQFSYYQASRLSGVGDQSADSSHSCPYPARAWLEPPVANASLSGTTHMEGWAYQEDIGIQSVSLLLNDEEIASVDYGISRPDVVDVMAVESDPNAPDLGFSYELDTRPYPNGRYRLALKLTDNRGVTTIYGERPVFIVN; from the coding sequence ATGCTGGCGAAAATTTTTCTGGCCAGCAGGCTGGACCTTTACAGTGATGAAGTCTTTTATTGGCTGGCATCCGAGCACCTGGCACCTGCATACAGCGACCTGCCCTTTATGACGTCTCTGCTGGTAAAGCTGGGCTCCAGCCTGGATCCCGGCAGTACGCTGGCAGCCAGATCCCTGTTTATCCTTATTGGCAGCTGCCTGCCTGTGCTGGTCTACTGGCTGGCAAACCCGATAGTCGGCAAGTCAGAGGCCCTGATGTCTGCCCTGCTTTCTCTGTGTATTCCGCTGGGGGGCTTCCTCGGGCTACTGGCAGTACCTGATGTCCCTTTATTATTTTTCGGAATTCTAAGCATCGGACTGTTTGAGCGTTCACTACGCACTAACCGTCTCTGCTACTGGCTTGCCGCGGGTCTGGTGGCAGCCATGGGGCTGGCGACTCACTACCGATTCCTGCTCTACCCTGCTGCGGCTGTTCTGTTCCTGGTTTACTGCAAGTCGGAGCACAGGCAGTTTCGCAATCCTTTTTTCTGGGCAGCGACAGGTCTGGCGGCGTTGGGGTTGATCCCGGTCATCTGGTTCAATCTTTCGCACCAGCTGGCCAGTGCCAGTTTTTACCTGGTCGAAAGACACCCCTGGACGTTCCAGGCCTCGGGATTGTTACACAGCCTGAAACAGGCAGTCCTGGTAACACCCCCCTTATACCTGTTGCTCGGGTTTACTCTGTGGCGGATGCTGCTGAAGGCCCGGGGAGGAGACCAAAGGGCCGGCCTGCTGGCCAGCTTTGCACTGGTCAATCTGCTGGTCTACCTGATTCTGGCGCCCTGGACAGACTCCTCAAGCACATCCATTCACTGGCCGCTGTCCGGTTACTTTCCGCTGCTGGTGTACGCCCCTGCGACACTGCGTTCAACAGGTCAATGGACGGCCGCCAAGTGGAATACAGGTGCCGCCAGGATCATAACGCCTGGCATCCCGGCTCTGGGCTTCTGTGGCTCCGTGTTGGCTTTGCTGGCAATCGGATCCCAGGCCTTTCAGATACCACTGCAGGCACTGCTGGGAACCGGGGTGTTGTCGAACAAAATGGCTGGCTGGCGGGAGTTCACAGCTCACACAGCCACGGTAATTGAATCAGGCTACCCTGAGGAGCTTCCGGTATTGGTAACGGACAACTATTACACCGCAGCTCAACTGCGTTTTGCCGGGACGGGCGCGCCGGTATTCACAACGGATTCTGACAAGTCGGTACGGGATGGTCGACGCCTGCAACTGACACTGTGGGGAATGGACGCAACCGCGCTGACCGGGTTCAGGAATCGACCGGCGCTCTTCATCACCGAAGACAGCACATTATCGGTAGTGGACAAAGAGGCGGCCATCGGGGCGATGTGCCGGCAGGTGGCAGATCTTTCCTTCCTGTCAAACCTGCGGCTGTTTAACGGGGAAAAACAGTTCAGTTACTACCAGGCCAGCCGACTCAGCGGTGTCGGGGATCAGTCCGCCGACTCATCGCATTCGTGCCCCTATCCCGCCAGGGCCTGGTTGGAACCTCCCGTAGCCAACGCGTCGCTCAGTGGAACGACACACATGGAAGGCTGGGCTTACCAGGAAGACATTGGAATCCAATCCGTAAGCCTGCTGCTCAACGACGAAGAGATTGCATCTGTTGACTACGGAATCAGCCGGCCGGACGTCGTTGACGTCATGGCTGTGGAGAGTGACCCCAATGCACCTGACCTGGGATTCAGCTATGAACTTGATACCCGCCCCTACCCGAATGGTCGCTACCGGCTTGCCCTGAAGCTGACCGACAATCGGGGCGTAACGACGATTTATGGAGAGCGCCCGGTATTTATAGTCAACTGA
- a CDS encoding MATE family efflux transporter — protein MSENQQEKGWALLKQAVVGNSAIDFTQGSIARATFLLAVPMIIEMAMESIFAVVDIFFVSGVGTEAVATVGLTEAVITLLYAIAMGLSMGTTALVARRMGEKNREAASITAAQALWLAALISVLVGLTGILFGEDILRLMGAEPGVVETGRSYTTIMLGSSFTIFFLFLINAIFRGAGDASLAMRTLVLANGINILLDPCLIYGVGPFPELGVTGAAVATNIGRGCGVLYGVYYLFSADNRIRLVRDYAALQSKVLLAILRISFGGVAQMLIATASWVFLMRIVSEFGGSAVAGYTIAVRIVLFIILPAFGLSNATATLVGQNLGARLPERAEATVWKVMQYVSYYMLGTALIALVFDEQLIGLFSTDPEVLDYGVACLQIFSYGLVFFGISGTSVQAFNGAGDTMTPTWINFFSFWIVQVPLAYVLALGSGLGPVGVFWAVFVSDVLAGILGVFFFRRGSWKSKMV, from the coding sequence ATGTCGGAAAATCAACAAGAAAAGGGCTGGGCTCTTCTGAAGCAGGCTGTCGTGGGAAACTCAGCGATTGATTTCACCCAGGGCTCGATCGCCCGGGCTACTTTCCTGCTGGCGGTCCCAATGATTATCGAAATGGCGATGGAGTCAATCTTCGCCGTTGTGGATATATTCTTTGTGTCTGGCGTCGGCACCGAGGCCGTAGCCACCGTAGGCCTTACCGAAGCAGTCATTACCCTGCTGTATGCTATCGCCATGGGGCTGTCCATGGGCACGACCGCCCTGGTGGCGCGCCGAATGGGCGAAAAGAACCGCGAGGCCGCTTCCATCACAGCGGCTCAGGCCTTGTGGCTGGCAGCGCTTATTTCAGTGCTGGTTGGTCTCACTGGCATCCTGTTCGGTGAAGATATCCTGCGCCTTATGGGGGCGGAGCCGGGTGTAGTCGAAACCGGGCGGAGCTACACCACCATTATGCTTGGCAGCTCTTTCACGATTTTCTTCCTGTTTCTCATCAACGCAATATTTCGCGGCGCAGGAGATGCCAGTCTGGCCATGCGGACTCTGGTACTGGCAAATGGGATCAATATTCTGCTGGACCCCTGCCTGATTTATGGTGTCGGTCCGTTTCCTGAGCTGGGAGTCACCGGTGCAGCAGTCGCTACCAATATCGGGCGCGGTTGTGGCGTGCTGTACGGCGTGTATTACCTGTTCTCCGCCGACAACCGGATTCGCCTGGTACGGGACTATGCGGCCCTCCAGAGTAAAGTGTTGCTGGCAATATTGCGGATCTCGTTCGGTGGAGTGGCTCAGATGTTGATTGCTACGGCCAGCTGGGTTTTCCTGATGCGGATCGTTTCCGAGTTCGGTGGTTCGGCGGTGGCGGGATACACCATTGCGGTGCGAATAGTGTTATTTATTATTCTGCCAGCTTTCGGCCTCAGCAATGCCACCGCAACCCTGGTGGGCCAGAACCTCGGAGCCAGGCTGCCTGAGCGTGCTGAAGCGACGGTCTGGAAGGTAATGCAGTACGTAAGCTATTACATGCTCGGTACGGCGCTGATCGCCCTGGTATTCGATGAGCAGTTAATCGGTTTGTTCAGCACCGATCCGGAGGTGTTGGATTATGGCGTGGCCTGCCTGCAGATTTTCAGTTACGGGCTGGTCTTCTTCGGTATCAGTGGCACGTCGGTGCAGGCGTTTAACGGGGCCGGTGACACCATGACACCGACCTGGATTAATTTCTTCAGCTTCTGGATAGTTCAGGTGCCGCTGGCCTACGTTCTGGCCCTGGGCAGTGGTCTGGGGCCGGTGGGGGTCTTCTGGGCAGTGTTTGTTTCCGACGTACTCGCTGGTATATTAGGCGTCTTTTTCTTTCGGCGGGGTAGCTGGAAGAGCAAGATGGTATGA
- a CDS encoding XdhC family protein, whose product MLSSQQNIISRVAEWLNGGKSVWLCTILKTWGSSPRPVGSMMACTLDGELVGSISGGCIEEDFLEQLRDGSLKSRFTEEGRPFVVKYGITAEEQARLKLPCGGQLHVLLEYFDPEPEAIAVFNHISNALAQHRQISRIVDLASGDIHFADESSKEAVIVEGDRLIHSLSPHYRLLLLGAGDVARYVAELALALEYDVTLCDPRPKYLENWQVNGVTTTSRLPDDVVREQFSNPYSGIIALAHDPRVDDMALMEALKTEAFYVGAMGSDRTSAKRRERLPELGLSEDEINRLHAPIGFQIGSKTPAEIAISVMAEVTAVRRGKAG is encoded by the coding sequence ATGCTGAGCAGTCAACAGAACATTATTTCCAGGGTGGCCGAGTGGCTTAATGGTGGAAAATCCGTCTGGTTATGTACGATTCTGAAAACCTGGGGATCTTCGCCGCGACCTGTGGGGTCGATGATGGCCTGTACGCTGGACGGTGAACTGGTAGGTTCCATTTCCGGCGGCTGCATCGAAGAGGACTTTCTGGAACAGTTGCGTGACGGCAGTCTTAAATCGCGCTTCACTGAAGAGGGTCGTCCTTTTGTCGTCAAGTATGGAATCACGGCCGAAGAGCAGGCGCGGCTGAAGCTGCCCTGTGGTGGACAGCTGCACGTCCTGCTTGAGTATTTTGACCCGGAGCCTGAAGCGATCGCAGTATTCAACCATATCAGCAATGCCCTGGCACAGCACCGCCAGATAAGCCGCATTGTAGATTTGGCGTCAGGTGACATTCATTTTGCTGACGAGTCCAGCAAAGAAGCGGTGATCGTCGAAGGTGACAGACTGATCCACAGTCTGAGCCCCCACTACAGGTTGCTGTTGTTGGGCGCTGGTGATGTGGCCCGCTATGTGGCCGAACTTGCCCTGGCGCTGGAATATGATGTAACCCTCTGCGACCCGAGGCCGAAGTATCTGGAGAACTGGCAGGTGAATGGCGTCACGACCACTTCGCGTCTACCGGATGATGTTGTGCGCGAACAGTTCAGTAATCCCTACAGTGGCATCATTGCACTGGCCCATGACCCCCGGGTAGACGATATGGCGTTAATGGAAGCGCTGAAAACCGAGGCGTTTTATGTGGGCGCCATGGGGTCTGATAGAACATCTGCGAAACGCCGTGAAAGGCTGCCGGAGCTTGGTCTGAGCGAGGATGAGATAAACCGTTTGCATGCGCCTATCGGATTTCAGATTGGCAGTAAGACACCAGCTGAAATCGCTATATCTGTCATGGCAGAGGTCACTGCCGTGAGACGTGGCAAGGCCGGTTAA
- a CDS encoding amidase, with the protein MLESEVFQQLDGLAIAEGIRRRQFSATEVMDCALQLAEALNPQLNAITWQTFEQAREQALALDAAGPQVDQPFCGVPFLVKDNSAVRGLPQTSHSRLFEGEVATHDAPIVSAFSKAGLLSLGKANTPELCLTITTESAFAGPCHNPWNLNHSAGGSSGGSCAAVAARIVPLAHGSDGGGSIRIPASCCGLVGHKPSRGLTPSEPDLAGTWSGMSVGHVVTRSVRDSAAMLDAIRLQKPALYPLPEVPQSFLSALKEFRPLTIAIQRQHPLDAEIHPEVNRALEKTVEVLRQFGHDVRDAAPPVDYGQLSDLTGRIINLHVAQAILPQLQKCGETLETPLLEEATRRMAKRGGALSAIEYAEALDGIHRLERSMEYFHRRYDVLVSPVLTQPPAPLGWLDMNSDDMKTYVQRFGSYSGFCSLFNATGQPSLSVPVYQSDAGLPVGILLSAGWGADATLLQLAYSMENEIQWEQRRPPVALSQGSKTA; encoded by the coding sequence TTGCTCGAGAGTGAAGTCTTTCAACAACTCGATGGCCTCGCCATTGCCGAGGGAATTCGTCGTCGTCAATTCAGCGCCACTGAGGTTATGGACTGTGCGTTGCAACTGGCCGAGGCACTTAACCCCCAGCTGAATGCCATCACCTGGCAGACCTTTGAGCAGGCCCGGGAGCAGGCCCTGGCACTGGATGCCGCTGGTCCGCAAGTGGACCAGCCCTTCTGCGGCGTCCCCTTCCTTGTTAAAGACAACAGCGCGGTCAGAGGATTGCCTCAGACCTCTCACAGCCGGCTTTTCGAGGGCGAGGTCGCCACCCATGATGCGCCGATCGTGAGCGCGTTCAGCAAAGCCGGCCTGCTGTCGCTGGGCAAGGCCAATACCCCGGAACTGTGCCTTACTATCACGACGGAGTCGGCATTCGCCGGGCCCTGCCACAACCCCTGGAATCTCAATCATTCCGCCGGCGGCTCCAGCGGCGGCTCCTGTGCCGCGGTCGCGGCGCGCATCGTACCGCTAGCTCACGGCAGCGATGGCGGCGGCTCCATCCGTATCCCCGCGTCCTGTTGCGGGCTGGTAGGACACAAACCCAGTCGTGGCCTGACTCCCTCCGAACCGGATCTTGCCGGCACCTGGAGCGGAATGAGCGTCGGTCACGTGGTCACTCGAAGTGTCCGGGACAGCGCCGCCATGCTGGATGCCATCCGCCTGCAGAAGCCCGCGCTGTACCCCCTGCCGGAGGTCCCGCAGTCGTTTTTGTCGGCACTGAAAGAATTCAGGCCGCTGACTATCGCGATTCAGCGCCAGCACCCGCTGGATGCGGAAATCCACCCGGAGGTCAACAGGGCCCTGGAAAAAACTGTGGAAGTCCTGCGCCAATTCGGTCACGACGTGCGGGATGCAGCCCCACCGGTCGATTATGGCCAGCTCAGTGACCTTACCGGCAGGATCATCAATCTGCACGTGGCCCAGGCGATTCTGCCCCAATTGCAGAAATGCGGCGAAACACTGGAAACCCCCTTATTGGAGGAAGCCACGCGTCGCATGGCGAAACGGGGCGGTGCGCTGAGTGCGATTGAGTATGCTGAAGCATTGGATGGAATCCACCGTCTGGAGCGGTCAATGGAATACTTCCACCGGCGTTACGACGTTCTTGTGTCCCCGGTGCTGACTCAACCCCCCGCACCGCTGGGATGGTTGGACATGAACAGTGACGACATGAAGACTTATGTACAACGCTTTGGCAGCTACAGTGGCTTCTGCTCTCTGTTCAATGCCACCGGACAACCGAGCCTATCGGTCCCCGTCTACCAGAGTGATGCGGGATTACCGGTGGGTATTCTGCTGTCGGCAGGCTGGGGCGCCGACGCAACGCTGCTGCAACTGGCCTACAGCATGGAAAACGAAATTCAATGGGAGCAGCGACGGCCACCGGTGGCGTTGAGTCAGGGCAGCAAGACAGCCTGA
- a CDS encoding PilT/PilU family type 4a pilus ATPase has protein sequence MGFKELLKLLIEREGSDLFLTTNAPPTIKAHGKLVPVTDKRLPPGAAKKIAYQIMSEDQIREFEKSPEMNLAIQEKDVGRFRVNIFQQRGEIGIVARHIKTDIPNLDELGLPVILKDLVMSKRGIILFVGGTGSGKSTSLAALVDHRNVNSDGHIITIEDPVEFIHHHKKSIINQREVGMDTHTYEDALKNTLRQAPDVILIGEIRSRETMEHAIAFAETGHLCLSTLHANNANQALDRIINFFPEDRHKQLLLDLSLNLRSFISQRLVPTPEGKRTAAVEIMIGTPRICDLIKQGKITELKEVMEKSEQQGMKTFDGALYELYKTGRISYEEALKNADSKNNLRLRIQLSEDRKPDEDTVYDEEDDSGILSLVSKEERRF, from the coding sequence ATGGGTTTCAAAGAACTGCTAAAACTGCTGATTGAGAGAGAGGGGTCGGACCTGTTTCTGACCACCAATGCACCACCTACCATCAAGGCTCACGGCAAGCTGGTCCCCGTGACGGACAAGCGCCTGCCGCCCGGTGCAGCCAAGAAGATCGCCTACCAGATTATGAGTGAAGACCAGATCAGGGAATTTGAAAAAAGTCCCGAAATGAATCTGGCAATCCAGGAAAAAGACGTCGGGCGATTCCGTGTAAACATTTTCCAGCAGCGCGGCGAAATCGGCATCGTTGCCCGTCACATTAAAACCGACATACCCAATCTTGATGAATTAGGCCTGCCGGTCATCCTCAAAGATCTGGTCATGTCCAAGCGCGGTATCATCCTGTTTGTCGGAGGTACCGGTTCTGGTAAATCAACTTCTCTCGCGGCGCTGGTTGATCACCGTAATGTAAACAGCGATGGTCATATCATAACCATCGAAGATCCGGTGGAATTCATTCACCATCATAAGAAGTCCATTATCAATCAGCGTGAGGTGGGCATGGATACCCACACTTACGAAGACGCCTTGAAGAACACATTACGCCAGGCGCCCGATGTCATTCTGATCGGCGAGATTCGCAGTCGCGAAACCATGGAGCACGCCATAGCGTTTGCCGAGACCGGTCACCTGTGCCTTTCCACCCTGCACGCCAACAATGCCAACCAGGCTTTAGACCGGATCATCAACTTCTTCCCGGAAGACCGACACAAACAGTTGTTGCTGGACTTATCCCTGAACCTGCGATCTTTCATCTCTCAGCGTCTGGTGCCAACGCCAGAAGGTAAACGTACCGCGGCGGTGGAAATCATGATCGGAACACCAAGGATCTGCGATCTCATCAAGCAGGGCAAGATTACAGAACTGAAGGAAGTCATGGAGAAATCCGAGCAACAGGGCATGAAGACTTTCGACGGTGCCCTTTATGAACTGTATAAAACCGGTAGAATCAGCTACGAAGAAGCCCTGAAGAATGCTGATTCCAAGAATAATCTTCGCCTGCGAATCCAGCTTTCCGAAGACCGTAAACCCGATGAAGATACCGTCTACGATGAAGAAGACGACAGCGGCATTCTGTCCCTTGTTTCCAAGGAAGAGCGACGTTTCTAA
- a CDS encoding aspartate carbamoyltransferase has translation MDFPGSHILSVKQFAREDVERVFEVADSMRPYAKRERVTKVLDGAILGNMFFEPSTRTRVSFGCAFNLLGGHVRETTDVKASSITKGESLYDTARVLSGYSDVIVMRHPQAGSVEEFARASRVPVINGGDGPNEHPSQALLDLYTIKKELASQDRDIAGMKIAMVGDLKHGRTVHSLSQLLHLYEGVEITLISPQELRMPEGIVASLNARGHRVVETDNMENGLAGNDIVYLTRIQEERFTNRMEADIYRGRFRLNQAVYTRYCQPKTVIMHPLPRDSRAEANELDNDLNQNPGLAIFRQTDNGVLIRMALFALILDVDHKIDDTSTDVGWYTDRRFKFV, from the coding sequence ATGGACTTTCCCGGCTCTCATATTCTCAGCGTCAAACAGTTCGCCCGGGAGGATGTAGAGAGGGTGTTCGAAGTGGCCGACAGCATGCGCCCCTATGCCAAAAGGGAGCGCGTGACCAAAGTGCTGGACGGCGCCATTCTCGGCAACATGTTCTTCGAGCCCAGCACGCGGACCCGGGTCAGCTTCGGTTGCGCTTTCAACCTGCTCGGCGGTCACGTCAGGGAGACCACTGACGTCAAGGCATCTTCCATTACCAAAGGTGAATCGCTGTATGACACAGCCCGGGTTCTCAGCGGCTACAGTGATGTTATTGTCATGCGCCACCCGCAGGCAGGTTCCGTGGAGGAATTCGCTCGAGCGAGCCGGGTCCCGGTTATCAACGGCGGCGATGGTCCGAACGAACATCCCAGTCAGGCCTTGCTGGATCTTTACACCATCAAGAAAGAGCTGGCCAGCCAGGATCGCGATATTGCCGGCATGAAGATCGCCATGGTGGGCGACCTCAAGCATGGTCGCACGGTGCACTCCCTGTCTCAATTGCTGCATCTCTACGAAGGCGTGGAGATCACCTTGATTTCCCCTCAGGAACTGCGGATGCCTGAGGGCATCGTGGCCTCACTGAACGCTCGCGGTCACCGGGTTGTGGAAACCGACAATATGGAGAACGGGTTGGCCGGGAACGACATAGTTTACCTGACCCGCATTCAGGAAGAGCGTTTTACAAATCGGATGGAAGCTGACATTTACCGGGGACGATTCCGGCTCAATCAGGCGGTATACACCCGTTATTGCCAGCCGAAAACTGTCATCATGCATCCCCTGCCGAGGGACTCCCGGGCTGAAGCCAACGAACTGGACAACGACCTGAACCAGAACCCCGGCCTGGCCATCTTCCGTCAGACAGACAATGGCGTGCTGATACGCATGGCGTTATTTGCCCTGATATTAGATGTGGATCACAAAATTGACGATACCTCCACCGATGTGGGCTGGTATACTGACCGAAGATTCAAATTTGTATAG
- the sbcB gene encoding exodeoxyribonuclease I encodes MTLRTIYWYDFETFGVDPRRDRAAQFAGIRTDEKLNILGDPLVLYCRPADDFLPAPQACLITGITPQEASEKGLSEAEFIARIHAEFSTPQTCVAGYNSIRFDDELTRQLLYRNFYDPYEREWKDGNTRWDIIDMLRLCAAVRPDGINWPTGVDGQPSFRLEELTAANGISHADAHDARADVFATIEMARLVRQSQPKLYDYVYQLRYKKNVEQQLDLFQKKPVVHVSAMYPASQGCLALVMPLCRHPVDKNGVIVYDLREAPESWLSASAGEIRQRLFTRKEDLPAGVSRIPLKTLHINRCPIVAPRTILSDAKAAHYQIDLEACQRHWQRLVEQKDLSARLREVLEPERSELELDPDFMIYSGGFFSAGDRKLMAVVRESTPEQLAMLNLPFRDRRLSEMLFRYRARNFPDSLSAQERQRWEGFRRSRLDAARWQDFARSMKEAAGLCKSPQDEDILAELSTYAEQVKPPPEQA; translated from the coding sequence GTGACTCTCAGAACTATTTACTGGTATGACTTCGAAACCTTTGGCGTTGATCCCCGTCGGGACCGTGCTGCCCAGTTCGCTGGAATCCGCACCGATGAGAAACTGAACATCCTTGGCGATCCCCTGGTGCTTTACTGCCGGCCAGCCGATGATTTTCTCCCCGCACCACAGGCATGCCTGATTACCGGCATCACGCCTCAGGAGGCCAGCGAAAAAGGCCTCAGCGAAGCGGAATTTATTGCTCGTATTCACGCCGAATTTTCTACCCCGCAAACCTGTGTCGCCGGTTACAACAGCATTCGCTTTGACGATGAGTTGACTCGTCAGCTGCTGTACCGGAATTTCTACGACCCGTACGAGCGGGAGTGGAAGGACGGCAATACCCGCTGGGATATTATTGACATGCTCAGGCTGTGTGCTGCGGTCCGTCCGGACGGCATCAACTGGCCGACCGGTGTGGACGGTCAGCCCAGCTTTCGCCTGGAAGAATTAACTGCCGCCAACGGGATTTCTCATGCTGATGCCCATGATGCGCGGGCTGATGTATTCGCTACGATCGAGATGGCGCGATTGGTGCGACAGAGCCAGCCGAAACTCTATGACTATGTTTATCAGCTACGTTACAAGAAGAATGTAGAACAACAGCTGGACTTGTTCCAGAAAAAACCGGTTGTGCATGTGTCAGCCATGTATCCGGCCAGTCAGGGCTGTCTTGCCCTGGTAATGCCGCTCTGTCGACATCCCGTCGATAAAAACGGTGTCATCGTCTATGACTTGCGGGAAGCTCCTGAGAGCTGGTTGTCTGCCAGCGCCGGGGAAATCCGGCAACGTCTTTTTACCCGCAAGGAAGATCTGCCGGCAGGAGTCAGCCGCATTCCCCTGAAAACCCTGCACATCAACCGATGCCCCATTGTCGCGCCGCGTACTATTCTAAGCGATGCAAAAGCGGCGCACTATCAGATCGATCTGGAGGCTTGTCAGCGTCACTGGCAACGCCTGGTCGAGCAGAAGGACCTGTCGGCAAGACTCCGGGAAGTCCTTGAGCCGGAGCGGAGCGAACTGGAACTGGACCCGGATTTCATGATTTACAGCGGGGGTTTTTTCAGCGCGGGGGATCGTAAGCTCATGGCGGTAGTTCGAGAAAGCACGCCAGAACAGCTCGCAATGCTCAATCTTCCGTTTCGTGACCGCAGGCTGTCGGAAATGCTTTTTCGTTACCGCGCCAGAAATTTTCCCGACTCGCTGAGTGCGCAGGAGCGTCAACGGTGGGAGGGTTTTCGCCGTTCACGCCTCGATGCAGCCCGCTGGCAGGACTTTGCCCGGTCGATGAAAGAAGCGGCGGGTCTTTGCAAGAGCCCGCAGGATGAGGATATTCTCGCAGAATTATCGACCTACGCCGAGCAAGTCAAACCGCCGCCAGAACAGGCCTGA